From a single Vanacampus margaritifer isolate UIUO_Vmar chromosome 15, RoL_Vmar_1.0, whole genome shotgun sequence genomic region:
- the pnpla8 gene encoding calcium-independent phospholipase A2-gamma: MSRIRSTLDSVTKAVGSTDLISKFSRLKPGTPAVDGAHAEKILLKAEKVASKNPDVSRPPEATIGDADGEECAAEDDKKVEKPFVAAKSSNSGSETSVPVSSLKHTAQLFHPTNMDETYKTLAQHINGYFGMSARGEEGESMQQQQSADHIPVLSPDLSHPEATPPSDSPATESTTPSAPVLSSSPKKGFTHYLSYPRPSVQAFVGNYIAPLVPKFRAEAKSVEKDKLPTTSVVEASVEKVESEDPKADDAKQQQLLAQREKIKARVSVDNRTRTLVKGLHRVNDVQLLTSRVEELSCHLLEFPETCGVAIKEKVIPCLLRLRQATDLRLQAAVRESLALVGYTAPVNGRGIRVLAIDGGGTRGLLALQTLLKLENLTGKRVHQLFDYICGVSTGAILAFMLGVFQIPLEECEQMYMKLGSDVFKQNVIVGAVKMGWSHAFYDSEIWEKILKERMGEGRMIESARDPNCPKVSAVSTLVNRGLPLKAFVFRNYRLMPGVRSHYLGDCKYKMWQAIRASSAAPGYFQEYVLGKDLHQDGGLLINNPTALAIHECKCLWPNTPLQCVLSLGTGRHEVAGKNGSHGTTYTSLKAKLTNVISSATDTEEVHSMLDALLPPDTYFRFNPHMSEDVPLNEHRVDKLNFLMGEGERYLERNDAKLRKAAGVLTREKGGIQRLAEWAKLKADMYERPLFTSKL; this comes from the exons ATGTCGCGGATCAGGAGCACACTAGACAGCGTCACCAAGGCAGTAGGCAGCACCGACCTCATCTCCAAGTTCTCCCGTCTCAAACCTGGCACTCCTGCGGTGGACGGCGCTCATGCTGAAAAGATTCTGCTCAAAGCCGAGAAGGTCGCATCGAAGAACCCGGATGTCTCGCGGCCTCCCGAAGCCACCATAGGAGATGCAGACGGCGAGGAATGTGCAGCAGAAGATGACAAGAAAGTTGAAAAGCCATTTGTCGCTGCCAAGAGTTCCAACTCTGGTTCTGAGACGTCTGTACCCGTCTCGTCATTAAAGCACACAGCGCAGCTCTTCCACCCAACTAACATGGATGAGACATATAAGACTTTAGCCCAGCACATCAACGGTTACTTTGGCATGAGCGCGCGGGGCGAAGAAGGGGAAAgcatgcagcagcagcaaagtGCAGACCATATCCCGGTTTTGTCTCCAGACCTCAGTCACCCGGAAGCGACGCCGCCATCTGACTCCCCCGCAACAGAAAGCACGACTCCATCTGCCCCGGTTCTGTccagctcccccaaaaaaggctTCACCCACTATCTGTCCTACCCTCGTCCAAGTGTTCAAGCTTTCGTGGGGAACTACATCGCTCCACTGGTTCCCAAATTCCGAGCGGAGGCCAAAAGCGTTGAGAAAGACAAGCTCCCGACCACCAGTGTCGTGGAGGCTTCTGTGGAGAAGGTGGAGAGCGAAGATCCGAAGGCAGATGATGCCAAGCAGCAGCAACTTTTAGCTCAAAGGGAGAAG ATAAAGGCCAGGGTGAGTGTTGACAACAGGACCAGAACCCTCGTGAAAGGCCTCCACAGAGTCAACGACGTCCAGCTCCTCACCAGTCGGGTGGAGGAACTCAGCTGTCACCTGCTGGAGTTCCCGGAGACGTGCGGCGTGGCCATCAAG gagaaAGTTATTCCATGCCTGCTGCGTTTACGGCAGGCCACAGACCTCCGCTTGCAGGCTGCTGTGAGAGAGTCACTGGCGCTGGTCGGCTACACGGCGCCGGTGAATGGCAGAGGGATCCGGGTCCTGGCCATAGATGGAGGGGGCACAAG AGGACTACTGGCACTGCAGACCCTCCTCAAACTGGAGAACCTGACTGGAAAACGAGTCCACCAGCTCTTCGACTACATCTGTGGAGTCAGCACGG GCGCCATCCTGGCTTTCATGCTGGGGGTTTTTCAGATCCCCCTCGAAGAGTGCGAGCAGATGTACATGAAGTTGGGCTCGGACGTCTTCAAGCAGAACGTCATCGTCGGCGCCGTCAAGATGGGCTGGAGTCACGCTTTTTACGACAGTGAAATCTGGGAAAAAATCCTAAA gGAACGCATGGGCGAGGGGCGCATGATAGAAAGTGCCAGAGATCCAAACTGTCCCAAA GTGTCAGCGGTAAGCACACTGGTGAACAGGGGCCTGCCTCTGAAGGCCTTTGTGTTCAGGAACTACAGGCTGATGCCCGGAGTGAGGTCGCACTACCTCGGAGActgcaaatacaaaatgtggCAAGCCATCAGGGCGTCGTCTGCAGCGCCAGGCTACTTCCAGGAATACGTGCTTGGGAAAGATCTCCATCAG GATGGAGGCCTCCTGATCAACAACCCCACGGCGTTGGCCATCCATGAATGTAAGTGCCTCTGGCCGAACACGCCGCTGCAGTGCGTGCTCTCGCTGGGCACCGGACGACACGAGGTGGCGGGAAAAAACGGCAGTCACGGCACCACCTACACCAGCCTCAAAGCCAAGCTGACCAACGTCATCAGCAGTGCCACTGATACAGAAG AAGTGCACTCCATGCTGGACGCCCTCCTGCCTCCGGACACGTACTTCCGCTTCAACCCTCACATGAGCGAGGACGTGCCGCTGAACGAGCACCGCGTGGACAAGCTGAATTTCCTCATGGGCGAGGGCGAGCGCTACCTGGAGCGCAACGACGCCAAGCTCCGCAAGGCGGCTGGCGTGCTGACTCGGGAGAAGGGCGGCATCCAGAGACTGGCCGAGTGGGCCAAGCTCAAGGCGGACATGTACGAGCGGCCCCTTTTCACGTCCAAACTTTAA